The sequence gtttatatttacttcgcatattagttttggtcaaagtcaaattttataaactttgacaaagtttatagacaaaaaaaCTGACATATATACTTTCAcgtcaatatcattagattcattattgaatatactttcacatcatatagatttgttattatAAAGGTTCATATTTTTCTcgataaacttggtcaaatttataaagtttgacttcagtcaaatctaatatgcgaagtaaataaaaatggagggagtactatgataTATCAACATATGTTTAGCCTGGAAAGTGTCAATGAATCATAAACCTGATAGAGGTGCAATTTTGTAATTAATTAATGTCTTAAAATACAAGTTTCTTGTTCTGGGTagataggggctgtttggttctaggcctagcattgccacactttgccacatatttttaccaagcttgcctaaggttagttcatcaaaatgaaagccacaagttggcaagcctaagagaatcttgccacattttttgtgtgtatgccatgtggggtccaagtgtggcttgcctaaggtgtggcttgaaccaaacactcacctaaattagtcaaacttgcctagctttaggtgtggcaacatttggcaaagttagtcacaaaccaaacagccccataaTATTTTACGTTATGATGTTATTGGCTTGGAGGGTTACTTATTCTATTTTTCTGCAGGTGGTACATTTGCCATGTATTCTCTGTTGTGTAGGCATGCCAATATGGGCATCCTTCCTTCCAAGAGAGTGTATTCAGCAGAAGAACAGCTGCTTCACAATCAGTCACAATCAGCTAAAACGCCTAGTAATCTGGGCAAGTTCTTTGAGAGAAGCTTAACTGCAAGAAGGGTATTGTTATTCATGTCAATTCTTGGGATGTGCATGCTCATTGGAGATGGCGTCCTAACTCCTGCTATTTCAGGTTTGTTGTTTGTAGATGGCATATCTAACATAAATTCATTTTTGTGATCATATACATAGGTAGTAacatgttgtttatttcttttcaGTGTTATCAGCAATCCAGGGACTGCGCGCGCCATTTCCTGCTGTCACTCAACGTAAGTAGCTCAACAGATGTTGATCAGTAATGAAAAGAATCTCTCTGATAACCCTTTTCCATGACATTGATCTTTCTTTGAATCTTGCAGCGGTCGTGGCATTTCTATCTGCGGCAATTCTTATTGGCTTATTCTTAGTGCAAAAGTATGGGACTTCAAAAGTGAGCTTTCTGTTTTCTCCAATCATGGCAGCATGGACTTTCACCACTCCGATGGTTGGAATATACAGCATTTTTTGTTACTACCCTGGCATATTCAAAGCCATTTCACCATATTATATTGTTCATTTCTTCCTGAAGAATAAAAAGGAAGGCTGGCAGATGCTTGGTGCGACTGTTCTAGCCATCACAGGTACATtactttttttttgcgagaaaactttcaatctattcatcttcaatcataacAATACTTCACGTTAACATGGCCCACTACATGCAactcagggggagagaggggggcacccccccccccccccccccccatcatccGCTAGTTCCGCCACTATCAATTGTAAATTTTTCCTGactttgtttcaaaaaaaaaaatcctgacAATGACCATGCAGCCTGATGTACGATCTCCTGCTGACAGGTGCGGAAGCTATGTTCGCCGATCTTGGCCACTTCAGCAAAAAGGCTATTCAGGTTATTGTCATCAAGAAGATTATTCTTGTAAATCATTGCACCCTTCCATGTATAGTTGTTTACACTTTGTTTGTTTTCAGATAGCATTTCTATCCAGCGTATATCCTTCTCTGATCCTCACTTATGCCGGGCAAACAGCATGCCTTATTAACCATCTCAAAGACACCGACCAAGAGAACATTGGCAAAGTCTTCGATGATGCATTCTACAAATTTATCCCTCGCCCTGTTTACTGGCCGATGTTCGTCATCGCGACACTCGCTGCCATTGTTGCAAGCCAATCCTTAATCTCGGCAACATTTTCTGTCATCAAGCAATCAGTTGTCCTGGACTACTTCCCACGTGTCAAagtggtgcacacatcggatgaaAATGAAGGGGAGGTTTACTCACCGGAAACTAATTACATTCTGATGGTGCTGTGCGTTGGTGTTATACTAGGCTTTGGAGGTGGACAAGCGATAGGGAATGCTTTTGGTAAGTACTCAAATGAGAAATTTTACAAAACTGAATATCACTGAAAAAATAGCACACTATTGTTGCAATGTCTCGCTAAATAAATTAGTGTACAATGTCTCGCTAATACACGCTATAGCGTATTTAAGGGTGGCGTTACTTTGCTATAGCATGCTATTTTTTCATTGGTTAATATACAGCTATTTGGTGTTGTAACTGACAATTGACAATTTTACTGCAGGCCTTGTTGTGATCATGGTCATGCTCATAACCTCAATCATGCTGACtcttgtgatgatcatcatatggAGAACGCCGCCTGTTCTCGTCGCGACATACTTCGTCCCGTTCGTCATCATGGAAGGGTCCTATGTCAGTGCCGTCTTCACCAAGTTCACCGAAGGAGGCTGGCTACCCTTCGCCATCTCCATGATCCTCGCACTGATCATGTTCGTCTGGTACTACGGCAGACAAAAGAAAACAGAGTACGAAAGGGCGAACAAGATATCGGCGGAGCGCCTCGGCGAGCTCTTGGCAAAGCCGGAGGTCCAGAGGGTCCAGGGCCTGTGCTTCTTCTACAGCAACATACAGGACGGGCTGACCCCCATACTCGGCCACTACATCAGCAACATGAGCTCGCTGCATTCGGTCACCATCTTCGTGACCCTGAGGTACCTGCTGGTTCCCAAGGTTGATCCGCAGCAGAGGATCGCGGTCAGGAGGCTCGGGCCGAGAGGGGTGTACCAGTGCACTGTCCAGTACGGCTACGCCGACAACCTGAGCCTCAAGGGGGGCGAGGACCTCGCCGCGCACGTCGTGAGCTGCCTGAGGCAGCACGTCCAGGCCAGCGCCGACGGGCAGTCGTCCCCCGTCTCcgccgaggaggaggcggcggacctggaggcggcgcgggcggccggGGTGGTGCACGTCCGGGGCAAGATGAGGCTCTACGTGGGCGACGACGCCGGCTGGTTCGACAAGGTGATGCTCCGGTTCTACGAGTTCCTGCACAGCATCTGCAGGTCGGCGCTGCCGGCCCTCGGGGTGCCCCTGCAGCAGCGCGTCGAGATCGGCATGCTCTACAAGGTTTGATTGTTGCTCATGGAAGTAGGCCTCCAAGGCGTGAAACGCATGGGAGGGCACATGCATGTTGCGTACGTGACTGTGGTAGTCATTCTTAGCTTATAGTCGTCGTCTCCGCTGGGACTTTATCCTGTGTTCTAGGAGTAATAAATCTGCATGTTCGTTCGTTTCGTGGTATGGAAGACTGTTTCTTTTACTGGTACGAATCATTGTCTCTTTCCCTATTTCGTTGCAATTATTTCTGGATTCAAACTATGACAGTCGAGTGCAAAAGGTACTCACCTGTTTGGTGTCATGAGGACAATTTTGCATCCCATCAACTATTCGGCTCTCCTGGGGGTCGTTGCAAGCTAGCCATAGAGCCCTAGGCTGCCCCTCCCACGTCTAGTCGTAGTAACAGAATTTCAAAATAATGTTAATATGAACATCTTGGAGTACGACAGCGAGTAGCTCTGCCGCTCTAGGCTTCTTCAGTGGACATGGAAGTGCCGGAGATGGATAGCCACATCCGGATAATGAAGTTTATATACTAACTCTCTTTTTACTCTCTTTTTAAATAGAAACCGTTTTGGTAGTTTAAATTGAACTGCCGAAGCTTCTTACATTTAGGAACATAGTGTATGATAAATAAAGAGGTAAGCAAATGCAAGATGAGTCGTCCTTCTTTCCGATCAACACACGGCGTCCTTTCTATGTTTTATGCATACTGCCTCTATGAAGAACTTGCATAATGCAATTTTTTTCCCGAAAAGGAGGTTGAAACTCTCGGCTTCTGCATCACTGCGATGCACATAATTATTTTTATTAAAGTTGATATAAGACACTAAGACCAAAGTCATCAACAAGCGGAGTATAAAGTATATGCaactgttagagttgtgtcgaatattgtgtacaaggtaggttataattggacttgtagttgtattgtgtttatagGATAtcgagtcgtgtcctagtaggacacttgtatcctaggcctctcatatatagcgggggtagacacacgatgtaacctatgccaacataatagcaccggaacgcaggggaagccggcggcatgtgccggtgtccagggcgaccgagTGCGGTATTGTGGCGGTGTCATGggaaggagcgcccatagtcaggccccgggatgtagccatatcggtgaacctcgttaacaaatctcggtgtcgtgcttgtgtgattgtttggtcctcggatgatcgacggagtgcctcggatttattcttacaagtggtatcatgagctaggttgttcgAAGGTTGTGGATTGTTGATCTAGAGGAAGTATCGAGTCTGAGATACAGTCGGCTACGGTGTGGCTCTCGACAAGATTGGAGAAAAGCAAGATCAGCAGAAGGCGCGTGTGCGCATGCCAGCAGGAGGCGAGACGTGCGGCGATCGATTGATGGATCGGTCGGGCGAGCGTATAGCCCATCAGCGCGTACatgaagcggcggcggcgggataTGTGCAATAGCCAGGAGTCTCGGCGAGATCCATTCGATCAACGCGTTGCGAGCAGCGGCGGAGCGGTCCAAGCCCTGGTGCACGTGGCAGATGTGGCCTCGGAAAGCACGGAGCGTGGCCCATATGGCTAGACGCTTAGGTGTTGGATGGTTCAATCTGGAGAGCTGCAAGTTGTGTTCAGGTGTGCGGGTAGAGCATGAAGACGCGAGATTTGTTTTGGACAAAAAGAAAGGAAACCGAGTCTCCGAATGACACTGAGATAGGCAGGCAAATCAACTGGCGAATAGAAAGAATCGCAAGGGATAATCCGTTGGAAAGCAGAAGGTCATGGCAAGGCAAAGCTAGCATTGGAAGTTTTGTGCAAGGGAGCTGATCCACCACGTGAAGGCCAAAGATTTTAATTCTCTTGGTTTTGCTTTAGTAGCATGCAGAGGTTTTGTCCGTGTGTTTGGGGCGTTGTGTGGAAAGCTCGAATAATTTTTTGCAGGGTCAGCCATACAAAGAACTATGGCGCCAACGGGTATCAactttgaggtggagaagttcacggaattgaaaaccttgggttatggcagataAGAGTGAGAAATTTGTTGGCACAACatggatgcttgaaggcgttgcggaAAGTCATGTCAGCTGTGATGGAATTACtatgtgatggatggaaattcgcGGAAGAAGATTTGAAAGCCTCGAGCGTGTCATACAGTCGAACGAGTTCGGCTGGGTAGGACTAGGCAGTCCaacggatcgacgcaagtcggttggtacagaagacggtggtggaatCGGCGACATAggtgcgtgatgctgatggtgaccgacttctgggcgtggaaacacgttcgcaggccccgagggcttgtgtggcttcgacaagactatggcgcgggattgattcaaggtggtgtatacacggagcttgaagtcgatgaggcgcaggggtggactgatcatctaccatggagtcatgtcgaaggtggagctggattgaggggctacggcgtaagtcgaCGGGGTCGGAGCCTATTCAGCAGGCGAAAAAAAGCGAGAGACacgtagttcggactggagcccagtggtctgatggaagcgtgaaactcgtcatcggtcggtgatgatcggtggtactctgcagtggaggTTTGAGTGGCGTGGGTTCGcggcccttgagactcgaccgggacagcagaggctcgacgcggtaatagcggcgaggcgtgcggtacgcacgggcatggagacgggccagggctctggtggtcatacatgtggtgagacaactgcgaatttgactcgggatgattacaagcaacggtgaaattctttCAAATTTCAGACAGGCAGTCAAGacaggagcggtgatgttgagttcaggtaactcttatgtgtgacacccaatatgtgagttgttcattttcatgcaggtcagtgatcagtgtgtgatgacgTTGGACTGATGCTCTGGAAGTTGGGAgtacaaactagagtaacaaggaacttaattttgctcgagtgttgactgtggtcaaaaaaagaagggactacaagttgcaggtggagtcacatggagtctttggagtagcagcggtgctcatgggataagctcaagtccaatgtacatggaagtttgacacattgatgaattcaaggtggtggagaatattcgccaaggtggagtttgttagagttgtgtcgaatattgtgtacaaggtaggttacaattggacttgtagttgtattgtgtttataggatatggagtcgtgtcctagtaggacacttgtatcctaggcctctcatatatagcgggggtagacacgcgatgtaacctatgccaacataatagcaccggaacgcaggggaagccggcggcatgtgtcggtgtccagggcgaccgggtgcggtattgtggcggtgtcatggggaggagcacccatagtcaggccccggggatgtagccatatcgatgaacctcgttaacaaatctcggtgtcgtgcttgtgtgattgcttggtcctcggatgatcgacggagtgcctcggatttattctaacagcaACAACGGCAAAGCCAATACAAGGTATGAATTTAACACGTACGACCAAGTCGACTTTTTCACAataacgccttcaagaaggaataaACTTCCTCCTCGTTGTCGTCACCTTCGGACGAAGATGGCCAGGACAAGGATTTTCATCTTTATTACCGTGACTAACAACTAGAGGCCAGCATGTCAATAAGGAGACACCGCCTTCAACAAGGTTACGCACAAGTCCGTCACTACCGAGCCCGACAAATAAAGATCAGAACAAGGGTTTTCGCCCCGGACATATATAGTGGCGTTCCAGTCAACGTCTGATGGTGGCTCTTCAGAAAATCACGCCAACCAATACGCCGAGCTAGGCCGAAATGGCACTAGCATAATGCATCTACGAAGAACTCGCAAGCTCAGAAAAAATGTCTCTATGAAGAACTTGCATAATGCACCAGGGTTAGTGAAATGAACATCTCCTCGTTCTATCTTTTCTGCTGGGAAGATGACAGATGGTGAAGAAAATAAGCGTCTTGGTGGATTGATGGAAAAGACGGATAGTTACTGTGTCGACACTAAAGGTTAGATGGCGTGATTGGTGGAAAACAAGGCTCCAAAAGTGGCGGTAAAAGCGGGAAAAGTAGGAGATACGGTCTGCAATTCACGCATCTTTTTCCTTGTTGCAACACTGAACTCGCTGTAGCTCCTTTTCTCGAAAATAAACATGCTATTAAAATAATAGTACTACTAATAAGTACAGCTACCACTGTAGTAGTTCACTGATTAACTGCTGGTAGATGGTCGATGCAGGTGTTAGCAGACTGATGCAGGTGGTCCATTCTTCCTAACCAGACGTTAGCGTAGTGCCTAGTTCCAGAACGTTTCAGGTCGAGACAACTGCACTCTAGAAACAGGCCCACCGAGCACGACTAGTGTAGCTGCTAGTTTTTTTGTTGTTTTAAAAAAAGAGTTTTGTTTCAAAGGATCGACTAACCAAGCTCATTTTTTGTTTGGCGAAAGGACTAACACCTCTCATTTTTTAATCGAAAAGGAATGGTAGCTCATGTAACGATCAAAATCAACGGTTCACAAcctttcttttttaaaaaaaaaaggaggatgaccccggcctctgcatctggacgatggatacggtcactttattaattattctcacatggccttataaagtcatacaacagcaagactaaagccaccgtgtaagcaacaactgtcgctacacctatccaattgatgaaggggcgcagatagtctggacctaataccaaacagacatcgcaaccAAACCTAAATATCTAAGagctgaggtcccaaccaggacgcctgccgggtatggggcacctaccagtccggcgctccacaaccaggacgtctgccgggtatgaggccgccgcagccacctgccaccaaccatcttcagagttgtactgttccATGTACCGtgtcaggtctctctgccatcgacgccaccacgacgcccaacagcgtcgtcctcctgcacgagtccatcctcccacagcgaactccgaatctgcactgggccacgccgtcaagatccgtcgccatcagtgtgtaagatgaagcaccgctccaccaaagaaaccgtcctctggtccctcgatcatgtgtgtacctccaagaatgacgtccccaagggaggaacgacaccagagcgccgccgtcatccgatcatccgatctggggtttcccccggaggtagcagagagtggccttgaacttctccacggtgatgccttcaagaaggaaacgacgcagatagcgccgccaccgccggccttagcagGAGCCGAaggcaggttttcacccagatcagttcgaagggatccaactctcgtgcccgcgccgccgtcaccaccagcacGACCAGGCAGACCTGGAGTACCGGCATATCAGCGAGCCGCTggcaccaccgcatccagatcgccAGCCACTCCGGGCCGCCGCCCTCCCCTGCgccgtccgggtcagagacggagCCACCGACCGCGCAGGGACCGCAGCCGCCTgcacacgccggagcgccgccgagatcccagcgcccgccaccgcttGCCGAAGCCAACCGCCTGAGCACTGGCTCCACCATGGAGCCATCAAATCGAGGAGGAAGACGCGCGCTGACCACCCGCGCGTACCCCGCCGCACGCCCGAGCGCCGGCGCCACCGCGGCGCCATCAGATCGGGATGAGGAGGAGCCGACGCGCTCGCCGCCCCGCGCAGAtcacgccgccgccagcgccgcagcGCCACCAAGCAGGGGAGCCCCGCCAGATCCGCCGGCGGCCCTACCTGTCACCAAGCCGAGCGCCGCCGCGAGGGccggccgtcccgcgccgcccagtAGCCTCGCGAGGGGAgagggagccccgccgccgccgacgcacgcgcgggctttgcccggcggcgtccCCTGGCAATTCACAACCTCTAGCAAAGAGAATGTTTTCTCACAAAGAAACGTAATCTCTATTCGTACAGAGCAACATATAGCAATTCAAAGAAGAAACACGGAAACACACACGACATGATAGCATGTGTGCATGGTGTAGCTATCCACCTACACGAATTATGATAGAGAACCTTTGTTTCTCCGTTGACCCGATGGCTTTGGGGCCGGTAGGTAACTTGCTTTTGGTTGGTTTGATACTTTGATTGATTCTGGGCGCCCAAAGATTGGAGTGACCACCACCAGCAGCCCTTGATTTTATTACGTGGAGCCCCTTTCCCTTGGATTTGTCTCAC comes from Triticum aestivum cultivar Chinese Spring chromosome 5B, IWGSC CS RefSeq v2.1, whole genome shotgun sequence and encodes:
- the LOC123116257 gene encoding probable potassium transporter 17 — its product is MSTGAHMDLEAEPGGVPAAAPPPPADVGNVRKDLFLAYKTLGVVFGGLVTSPLYVFSTMHMSSPTEADFLGIYSIMFWTLTLIGVVKYVGIALNADDHGEGGTFAMYSLLCRHANMGILPSKRVYSAEEQLLHNQSQSAKTPSNLGKFFERSLTARRVLLFMSILGMCMLIGDGVLTPAISVLSAIQGLRAPFPAVTQPVVAFLSAAILIGLFLVQKYGTSKVSFLFSPIMAAWTFTTPMVGIYSIFCYYPGIFKAISPYYIVHFFLKNKKEGWQMLGATVLAITGAEAMFADLGHFSKKAIQIAFLSSVYPSLILTYAGQTACLINHLKDTDQENIGKVFDDAFYKFIPRPVYWPMFVIATLAAIVASQSLISATFSVIKQSVVLDYFPRVKVVHTSDENEGEVYSPETNYILMVLCVGVILGFGGGQAIGNAFGLVVIMVMLITSIMLTLVMIIIWRTPPVLVATYFVPFVIMEGSYVSAVFTKFTEGGWLPFAISMILALIMFVWYYGRQKKTEYERANKISAERLGELLAKPEVQRVQGLCFFYSNIQDGLTPILGHYISNMSSLHSVTIFVTLRYLLVPKVDPQQRIAVRRLGPRGVYQCTVQYGYADNLSLKGGEDLAAHVVSCLRQHVQASADGQSSPVSAEEEAADLEAARAAGVVHVRGKMRLYVGDDAGWFDKVMLRFYEFLHSICRSALPALGVPLQQRVEIGMLYKV